TTATCAGTATAAAGTGCCCTGCCACAGAGTGGTTTTTAAAGACGGGAGCCTTACGGCCGGTTTTGGCCTGGGCGGCAAAGCGTTGCAAAGGCAGCTGCTTGAGGCCGAGGGTGTTGAATTTACTGACGACGGCCGTGTCGATATGGGCAGGTACCGGTGGCAGACAGCGGAGATTGGGATTTTTATAACTTAGCCCTAAAAGCAGGAGTGCAGCCCTGATAAGTAGAAGGTAAATAAATTAAGAAAATTGCAATAATCGGAACGTAAATCCGCTCCGATTCCCAAAAGACCGGGCAAGGCTT
The Dendrosporobacter quercicolus genome window above contains:
- a CDS encoding MGMT family protein gives rise to the protein MNFNDTVYAIVRQIPAGKVASYGQVAALAGSRRASRAVGYALHRNPYQYKVPCHRVVFKDGSLTAGFGLGGKALQRQLLEAEGVEFTDDGRVDMGRYRWQTAEIGIFIT